A window of the Scyliorhinus torazame isolate Kashiwa2021f chromosome 12, sScyTor2.1, whole genome shotgun sequence genome harbors these coding sequences:
- the lin37 gene encoding protein lin-37 homolog isoform X1: MMVDVKAIRDRVSFKPERLLPRRQDWSPSQTDAYTMKLFDRSVDLAQFNENTPLYPICRAWMRNNPTLREGARTPSPQPPAALEDDEVADLMNGKSQDIYKMPVPTPCSLNTPEHPVSLRIPSPLPSTEKALDINMSRSNAPGVPTLLYNHMDRWKKIRQRWKESSHRNQHRYTESMKILKEMFERQ; this comes from the exons ATGATGGTGGATGTGAAGGCCATCAGAGACCGAGTGAGCTTTAAACCAGAGCGCTTACTCCCCAGACGCCAGGACTGGAGTCCGAGTCAAACTG ATGCCTACACAATGAAACTATTTGACCGCAGTGTGGACCTTGCTCAATTCAATGAGAATACACCCCTCTATCCCATCTGCCGTGCCTGGATGAGGAACAACCCCACCCTCCGGGAGGGGGCACGTACCCCAAGTCCCCAACCGCCTGCTGCACTGGAGGATGACGAG GTTGCTGATCTGATGAACGGGAAGAGTCAGGATATTTACAAAATGCCAGTCCCAACACCCTGCTCATTAAACACACCGGAACACCCAGTCAGTCTACGTATTCCATCACCATTGCCTTCCACTGAAAAAGCTCTTGACATCAATATG AGCCGCAGTAATGCCCCTGGCGTACCCACCTTGCTTTATAATCACATGGATCGTTGGAAGAAGATTCGACAGAG GTGGAAGGAGTCCTCTCACAGGAACCAGCACCGTTACACAGAGAGCATGAAGATCCTGAAGGAGATGTTTGAAAGGCAGTGA
- the lin37 gene encoding protein lin-37 homolog isoform X2 encodes METHADTGAVNQADAYTMKLFDRSVDLAQFNENTPLYPICRAWMRNNPTLREGARTPSPQPPAALEDDEVADLMNGKSQDIYKMPVPTPCSLNTPEHPVSLRIPSPLPSTEKALDINMSRSNAPGVPTLLYNHMDRWKKIRQRWKESSHRNQHRYTESMKILKEMFERQ; translated from the exons atggaaacccacgcagacacgggggcagtGAACCAAGCTG ATGCCTACACAATGAAACTATTTGACCGCAGTGTGGACCTTGCTCAATTCAATGAGAATACACCCCTCTATCCCATCTGCCGTGCCTGGATGAGGAACAACCCCACCCTCCGGGAGGGGGCACGTACCCCAAGTCCCCAACCGCCTGCTGCACTGGAGGATGACGAG GTTGCTGATCTGATGAACGGGAAGAGTCAGGATATTTACAAAATGCCAGTCCCAACACCCTGCTCATTAAACACACCGGAACACCCAGTCAGTCTACGTATTCCATCACCATTGCCTTCCACTGAAAAAGCTCTTGACATCAATATG AGCCGCAGTAATGCCCCTGGCGTACCCACCTTGCTTTATAATCACATGGATCGTTGGAAGAAGATTCGACAGAG GTGGAAGGAGTCCTCTCACAGGAACCAGCACCGTTACACAGAGAGCATGAAGATCCTGAAGGAGATGTTTGAAAGGCAGTGA